The genome window ACAATAAAGGGTACAAAATACCTGATTTCGTGAAAGGCCGGTCTGCTTGGCCAACATTAATTTGTCGGTGTCAGTAGGGTACCTGCAGCAATATTAGCAACGTCAATAAGGATGCAAAATAAGAACACAGAATTTACTTCACAATATTTAATGGTGAAAAGTAATCACTTACGGGTGAAGGAAGTGCTCAAACAACCATGCTCTCAGCACAGTTACTGCACGCTCAGGTAGTCCCCTTTGGGGTCGCCAAACAGGCTGATGTTCTATAAATCCCATGTTTTGAATTGGCTTTTGGCCGTAGATACTGGTATCTGCATTCTCAGCCCTTGGGATTCCGTCTTTTCCATAATTTACTTGACCGTAAGATTTTATTGTAAACTGCAACTGGTCAGTGATTGCATTCTTTAAGTAGCGAAAATGTTTCGACATTGCCTTTAAAGCCAAATTCGCGAAGGGAGCTGCAGTGCTGAGTCCAGCAACAGATTCAAATGATGTCACAACTGCCTGCATCTGTTGGTAGTATTGTCTGTACCTCTTGTAAACCTGGAACAAATGGAaaatattcaaaacaaattgtctGTACATCAAATTAGCTAACTAGTAAGAACAAAATTTGTCTGAATTAATGTACAATTAAATGAACAAATGCTAAAAAACACTCAATATGCCCACAATTCTTGACATGTTCGACTGAACATACAAAGATATAAACTATCACCGTTCTATAAACAAAACGCCCTACATGCATGACCAAGACTGCAACTACATTCCTCCATTGACTGTGTATTTCCTTGTGCCAGACCACTAAAAGTCGAAAACTCTTGTCATCCATAATTTACTTAACTTGATTACAAACCATTTTGCATTATCACTATCTTGTGAACTGAAGAATCATTTAATTATTCTCTAGTTTATTTCAGTCAAATCTTTGGTATTACTTTCAAAGTAACACTTGCAGTCGAGAACCATCAATTACCCCACATACAAAGAGAAAGATCATCTGAATAAACAAAGTAACAGATTAAATGTATTATACTAAATCATAGCATCTGATGCCCTTGATCACCAGCTTGCTCGGATAAGACATAATTATTAAAGTAGTAGCTTAGAAGCCATTCAGCCACATCTACCATCTATAACTATTATCGAATCGGTAGCACCACTTGCCAATATGAAAAGGATCCATTGTCAAACTGGACTGATGCTCATTGTCTCGGCATTATAGCTCGACAGAATCTAAAAACCTGCATAACGCTTTGCCAAGCTACCTTATCCCAGTTCAATTCTCCATCAGAAAGTAAAAACTACAAGCTGAAGAAAAGTAGATGACGTACACATCTAAACTTATTTCTGATTAGTGTTCATGCACAGTACTTTTCACAAGTATAAATGTGACACATCTTATCAAATGGATTCCTTGAGTGACTTTAAGCAATTTACAACCCCCTTCAGCTCTCCCAAACCCCCAGGCTAGTGGCATTAAGCCAGAACACCTCTCTTTCCATTGTTGTCAGGCACTTTATAGCACTAATATTTGCACATATATTCCTCCCAATCACCTTTTTTAATAAAGACACAGATTCTGCAAACCCTCAAGACTAAAATTTAAGCATCTAATCATACTTCCATTGCAGTTATCAACACTTAAAAATCtgaaagaataaaaagaaaggTGCACACTTTATGCAAACCAATCATTCATGCAGGCCAAAACAACAATTTGCATCAATGCATGACATAATATCAAATCGAGACATGAATTAATTTGAACAAAATGTTGAAATTAGTACTACCTCGTCAAGCATACACAGAAGCTTTGACTTCTTACTCCTTTGTTCCACAGAACTCCTGGGATCATCATCAGAAACATCACCTCTGCTCAAATTAGTCTCTAGAGGAATAGGATCAAGCAAACATGCATCACCACTAAACTTTTCATTCTGAAAATTCCCCTTATCCACATCACAAATCTCCTCCAGCATTTGCTGGGCAGGCTTCAAGAATCTTGACCCTTTCAGAATCAAAGCATAGCCTGTAAATGGGCCTAAAGGGACACTACTTCTGGACAAATCATAAGCCTGCTGCTCATATGATCTTTGCAGATTGAGAGACAAAGGGGCAGAGTTTTGGTGGGTTTGCTGAGAAGACTTGAGTGAAAGAGATAAGCCTTGCCCACTTGGTAAAACCCCAGCAAAAGACTGATCAAGAACTCTGAGTTGGTTGTTCTGGTAAAAATTATTAGGGTTAGTATTGTTGTTTAAATCTTGAATATGAGCAGGGTTTAGATGGAAAGAGGCCTGAGGATCCATGTAAAGATTGTGAGAGTTTGATGAGGAGCAAGAAGAGATGTAGCCCATGAGATTCATGCGTTCTTCTTTGACACCATGTTGAAAGTTGAGCAAATCTGAGGAAGTCATGATGGAAGGATCATAAAAAGGTGGGAGCAGAGAAGATGAGGTGTTATCTAAATTGCACCCAACTCTTAGCTTATCTCTTCTGCTTTGTTGTGGGACATGATACTGTGAATCAAAGCCTTCAGCCATGATACTACAAGACCAAAAGTTGGATTATAATgaaacgagagagagagagagaggtggttttaaaatgtttttatttGATGTTGCAGAGAGAACAGAAAAGATGGAAATATACTCTTTGATGGAGGAGAAGGATAGAAAGATAGATGGATGGATTTGATGGTGAGTGAGTGAGTGAATGGGgatcaaattaataaattatgggagagagatgagagagattgggagagagaGGTCATAGGACAACAGgatgtagagagagagagagagagagagagagagaggggagagggTAGCTAGAATGATCTTGTTGATAGAGAGCTAGTAGTTCTACTCGTATGaacagagagagggagaaatgATAATGAGTGTAATGGAGTAGAGTAGCTGCTGAGGATGAGCTTCAACTTCtgcatttaaaatcaaaaattattatggCAGGCAAAAAGGAGACCTCTCCTGACCTTTGGTGGGGGCGCGTATAAGCACAATGACAAATTCCCTAAAGCAACAAGTACCCCATCCCCTTCATGCTACGTACAATTTGGGCAACATAACTCCTtcgttttagtttttaattatttcggATATTGTTTTAACTTAGaaataattgaatttttataaataaaactttatttatatgataaaattattctaattatttgtaaatcaaaattgacaagataaataaatgaaaacaaGTCTTCCACTTTAACGTTATTAATGCATCAGCTTATATTTGCTTTTCATATTTACTAATTTATCTCTTTTAACATACCAGACTTATGAAAATAAAACCCACGGCGCACGATAAATATCAGAATTTGCCACAGGATAGTGAATTTTACTCGTCTATATCATCTCCAGCTCATCTTTATAAATGTGTCATTATGTCAAATTTACTTAATTATATCTGTTTAAGGTTAAAAATTACTACCTCTGTTCCCCATGTTGTTTATAAGAGTTTGACATCCTAAAATTATAGCGCCGTgacttattttttaatctttttttaaaataaaaatttgatatttgaatttttatacataaaaaaaaatctagaaaataagttacggaactatattttataagagatttaaaatgtgtgtcgagcaATGGAAAAAAAACCGTCAAAAATAAAAGGAACGGAGTATGTCCATGTTTTAGTTTAATacattatcaaatttttttatatttttataattcaaaGTTATCCCTCCCCTAGCAACTCCATGAAATATCtcctttattataaattatacacaATCCGTGTGAATAAAAGTAGGagtttaaataagaaaaaactcATTCCAGCCATGCCTTCTTTATCTAAAAATTTTAGATGCTAGGGAAATGAACTCCGATTAAAAGCAAATTTCTATTTAAGAAGTGTTtggatatttttaaaagaagttAACTATTGTTTAAAGTAAGTGAGCGAATAATAAATATAGGTTACTAaagtgtttaaataattatttataatatatatgaaagatgtatttaatcaag of Daucus carota subsp. sativus chromosome 3, DH1 v3.0, whole genome shotgun sequence contains these proteins:
- the LOC108215077 gene encoding BEL1-like homeodomain protein 9, encoding MAEGFDSQYHVPQQSRRDKLRVGCNLDNTSSSLLPPFYDPSIMTSSDLLNFQHGVKEERMNLMGYISSCSSSNSHNLYMDPQASFHLNPAHIQDLNNNTNPNNFYQNNQLRVLDQSFAGVLPSGQGLSLSLKSSQQTHQNSAPLSLNLQRSYEQQAYDLSRSSVPLGPFTGYALILKGSRFLKPAQQMLEEICDVDKGNFQNEKFSGDACLLDPIPLETNLSRGDVSDDDPRSSVEQRSKKSKLLCMLDEVYKRYRQYYQQMQAVVTSFESVAGLSTAAPFANLALKAMSKHFRYLKNAITDQLQFTIKSYGQVNYGKDGIPRAENADTSIYGQKPIQNMGFIEHQPVWRPQRGLPERAVTVLRAWLFEHFLHPYPTDTDKLMLAKQTGLSRNQVSNWFINARVRLWKPMVEEIHNLETRQKPSQRDEQSAEKTNNHLHASDSVPSENASTSTQRVHELPSKRSRDDYSNNIMTGEEPMNLLYGNALRHQHVGVGINGPVGTSGVSLTLGLQNNGIGMSEPFAMNAARRFGIEASNEGFVMGTFETQNRQFGRDYIGGQLLHDFVG